A single window of Thermococcus sp. DNA harbors:
- a CDS encoding DUF3368 domain-containing protein → MRVAVNSSPLIFLAKLGLLDILDELFNEVFITDAVYYETVVEGVAHEEALDIARADFLKNVSPKNQKLVKFLLELVDYGEAETIAFAIENDVDLVVLDDKEARKVARGFGLSVIGTLGLLLLAKRRGLIKEVGPYVERLKKHGFGISDGIVQKILENAGELKS, encoded by the coding sequence CATATTTCTTGCCAAGCTTGGACTTCTCGACATCTTGGATGAACTTTTCAATGAAGTGTTCATCACAGATGCCGTCTACTACGAAACCGTCGTTGAGGGGGTTGCACACGAAGAGGCCTTAGATATAGCAAGGGCGGACTTTTTGAAGAATGTCTCACCCAAGAACCAAAAGCTCGTTAAGTTTCTGCTTGAGCTGGTTGATTACGGCGAGGCTGAGACGATAGCGTTCGCCATTGAAAACGACGTTGATTTGGTTGTTCTGGACGATAAAGAGGCGAGAAAGGTCGCGAGGGGCTTTGGACTGAGTGTAATCGGCACGTTGGGACTTCTCCTCCTAGCTAAAAGGAGGGGACTGATTAAGGAAGTTGGGCCCTATGTTGAAAGGCTGAAGAAGCATGGTTTCGGAATCTCCGATGGAATCGTTCAAAAAATACTGGAGAACGCTGGGGAGCTTAAATCTTAA